From Parus major isolate Abel chromosome 1A, Parus_major1.1, whole genome shotgun sequence, the proteins below share one genomic window:
- the C2CD5 gene encoding C2 domain-containing protein 5 isoform X21, with the protein MPLDSQQPNSHCYWLTTYSELLCVCSHSHLHWIPFNEDPNPNTYSSGPSTPLKNQTYSFSPSKSYSRQSSSSDTDLSLTPKTAPSPQGPRIFLFPSSPTLSCDSPHLKKSCLLLSGSSIKPLHSSHVSPVVLRKSVSFTEELLLAASGMGSGSAGKEGGPFKTLLRQQTQSALEQRGGSPHRFCRRREFPFFTLTTFPPGFLVHVGGVVSARSVKLLDRIHNPAFVGIMGNTRSYKLLDWNSFNSDEPETRDAWWAEIRQEIKSHAKALGCHAVVGYSESTSICEEVCILSASGTAAVLNPRFLQDGTMEGCLEQRLSWQPGFFSIGSEKGEVDFFPQSQDSSSLLGIEEASPPGCGFCHIPYDELNMPFPAHLTYCYNCRKQKVPDVLFTTIDLPVEAIVVGKGCLIQARLCRLKKKAQAEANATSISNLLPFMEYEVHTQLMNKLKLRGMNALFGLRIQITVGENMLMGLASATGVYLAALPTPGGIQIAGKTPNDGTYEQHISHMQKKINDTIAKNKELYEINPPELPEESIGSPIPEPRQRSRLLRSQSESSDEVTELDLSHGKKDAFVLEIDDTDAMEDVHSLLTDVPPPSGFYSCNTEIMPGINNWTPEIQMFTAVRVSRLSNINPTNQTLNKNFNDLCENLLKSLYFKLRSMVPCCLCHVNFTVALPEDELVQIAVTAVAITYDKHQALQANKAPTEKSQQRASTDNEEQLQFPLELCSDPLSSQSFSPSKEVLEGASSHTGIPAAQRATAVDYSSFADRCNSWIELIKLKAQTIRRGSIKTTTSLEKASPLAEGYLRHRSVPSCTNSTVSVVKMTPLSFLPGAKITKYLGIINMFFIRETTSLREEGGVSGFLHAFIAEVFAMVRAHVAALGGNAVVSYIMKQCVFMENPNKNQAQCLINVSGDAVIFVRESELEMLPVQPSTAAPQPASSAGDVTT; encoded by the exons ATGCCGCTCGACTCACAACAGCCCAATTCACACTGCTACTGGCTCACGACTTACTCAGAACTTCTCTGTGTCTGTTCCCACTCTCATCTACACTG GATTCCTTTCAATGAAGATCCCAATCCCAATACATATTCATCAGGACCCTCCACCCCTCTGAAAAACCAAACCTATTCCTTTTCACCTTCCAAGTCCTACAGTCGACAGTCCTCTTCTTCTGACACAGATTTGAGTTTGACACCCAAAACTG CACCTTCCCCACAGGGACCTaggattttcctgtttcccagcTCCCCTACACTCTCTTGTGATTCCCCACATCTTAAAAAGTCCTGTCTCCTCCTCTCGGGGTCTAGCATTAAACCTCTACACTCTAGCCATGTCAGCCCAGTTGTTCTGaggaaaagtgtttctttcaCTGAAGAGCTGCTTCTGGCTGCTTCTG GAATGGGCAGTGGGAGTGCTGGAAAAGAAGGGGGGCCATTTAAAACTCTTTTAAGACAACAGACTCAGTCAGCTCTGGAACAAAGG GGAGGATCGCCCCATAGGTTCTGTAGAAGGCGG gaattcccattttttacCTTGACGACCTTCCCACCAGGCTTTCTAGTCCATGTTGGGGGTGTTGTCAGTGCTCGCTCAGTGAAGCTCCTGGATCGCATCCACAATCCTG CCTTTGTCGGAATAATGGGTAACACAAGATCATACAAACTGCTAGACTGGAATAGTTTCAATTCAG ATGAACCAGAGACACGAGATGCCTGGTGGGCAGAAAtcagacaagaaataaaatcccatGCCAAGGCATTGGGTTGTCATGCTGTAGTGGGCTACAGTGAATCAACCAGCATTTG TGAAGAGGTCTGTATTTTGTCTGCatctggcacagcagctgtacTGAACCCTAGGTTCCTTCAGGATGGCACCATGGAAGGCTGTTTGGAACAAAGGTTGTCATGGCAGCCTGGCTTCTTTTCCATAGGGTCAGAGAAGGGAgaggttgatttttttcctcagagccAAGATAGTTCTTCTCTATTAGG GATTGAAGAAGCTTCACCACCAGGTTGTGGATTTTGCCATATCCCATATGATGAATTGAACATGCCATTTCCTGCTCACCTCACTTACTGTTACAACTGCAGGAAGCAAAAAGTTCCTGATGTCCTTTTTACCACAATTGACCTTCCTGTAGAGGCAATAGTTGTTGGAAAGGGATGTCTTATTCAAGCCAG ATTGTGCCGTCTGAAGAAGAAAGCTCAGGCTGAAGCAAATGCAACCTCTATCAGTAACCTCTTGCCATTCATGGAGTATGAAGTGCACACACAACTGATGAACAAACTGAAGCTGAGAGGAATGAATGCCCTCTTCGGGCTGAGAATTCAGATCACGGTGGGGGAAAATATGCTGATGGGCTTGGCA TCTGCAACAGGTGTGTATTTAGCAGCTTTGCCAACACCTGGAGGTATTCAGATTGCTGGGAAGACTCCAAATGATGGCACCTATGAACAGCACATATCCcatatgcaaaagaaaataaatgatacAATAGCAAAAAACAAGGAACTTTATGAGATTAATCCTCCA GAGTTACCTGAAGAAAGTATTGGGTCTCCCATTCCAGAGCCAAGACAACGTTCCAGGCTATTGAGATCTCAGTCAGAAAGCTCTGATGAAGTTACAGAGCTTGACCTTTCCCATGGGAAGAAAGATGCTTTTGTCTTGGAG ATTGATGACACAGATGCAATGGAAGATGTACATTCTTTACTGACAGATGTTCCACCACCTTCTG gTTTTTACAGTTGCAACACAGAAATTATGCCTGGTATAAACAACTGGACACCAGAAATTCAA ATGTTCACAGCAGTTAGAGTGTCCAGATTAAGCAACATTAACCCAACAAATCAAACACTCAATAAGAACTTTAATGATCTCTGTGAGAATCTGTTGAAG agtttgtattttaaactcCGGTCTATGGTTCCCTGCTGTCTTTGCCATGTAAACTTCACAGTTGCTCTGCCAGAGGATGAATTAGTTCAG ATTGCAGTCACAGCTGTTGCCATTACATATGACAAACACCAAGCACTACAAGCCAACAAAGCACctacagaaaaatcacagcaaagaG CATCTACAGACAATGAAGAACAGCTACAATTTCCCTTGGAACTTTGCTCTGATCCTCTTTCTTCTCAATCATTCTCTCCATCTAAAG aaGTCCTGGAGGGTGCAAGTTCCCACACAGGTattcctgctgctcagagag CAACGGCAGTTGATTACAGTTCCTTTGCAGACAGATGCAACAGCTGGATAGAGCTCATTAAACTGAAAGCTCAGACCATAAGGCGCGGATCAATTAAGACAA ctACTTCCCTTGAAAAAGCAAGTCCATTGGCTGAGGGATACTTACGGCACCGTTCTGTCCCGTCATGCACCAATTCCACTGTCTCAGTTGTTAAGATGAcacctctttcctttctccctggGGCGAAAATAACCAAATATCTTGGCATAATCAACATGTTTTTTATACGAGAAACCACTTCTTTGCGTGAG